One region of Miscanthus floridulus cultivar M001 chromosome 19, ASM1932011v1, whole genome shotgun sequence genomic DNA includes:
- the LOC136525249 gene encoding fructose-bisphosphate aldolase 5, cytosolic-like isoform X1, which translates to MSAFVGKYTVYNSRARADELIKTAKYLATPGKGILASDESTGTIGKRLSSINLENVESNRQALRELLFTAPGVFDYLSGVILFEETLYQTTSDGTPFMDVIRAGGAVPGIKVDKGTVEIAGTNGETTAQGLDSLGARCAKYYEAGARFAKWRAVLKVGPAEPSELAVRQNAEGLARYALICQEFGLVPIVEPEILTDGGHDIKTCAAVTERILAAVYKSLNDHKVLLEGTLLKTNMVTPGSDSPKVGAEVIAEYTVAALRRTVPPAVPGVVFLSGGQSEEEATQNLDAMNKLEVLKPWTLSFSFGRALQQSTLKKWLGKKENVAAAQATFLVRCKANSEAGLGKHTGSGAGDAAASESLYVKGYKY; encoded by the exons TATATAATTCGCGCGCGCGCGCAGATGAGCTGATCAAGACCGCCAAGTACCTCGCAACGCCGGGCAAGGGCATCCTGGCCTCCGACGAGTCGACGGGCACCATCGGCAAGCGCTTGTCCAGCATCAACCTCGAGAACGTGGAGTCGAACCGGCAGGCGCTCCGCGAGCTGCTCTTCACGGCGCCCGGCGTGTTCGACTATCTCTCCGGGGTCATCCTCTTCGAGGAGACGCTGTACCAGACGACCTCCGACGGGACGCCGTTCATGGACGTGATCCGCGCCGGCGGCGCCGTCCCGGGGATCAAGGTCGACAAGGGCACCGTCGAGATCGCGGGCACCAACGGCGAGACCACCGCGCAGGGCCTCGACTCCCTGGGCGCGCGCTGCGCCAAGTACTACGAGGCCGGCGCGCGCTTCGCCAAGTGGCGCGCCGTGCTCAAGGTCGGCCCCGCGGAGCCCTCCGAGCTCGCCGTCAGGCAGAACGCCGAGGGCCTCGCGCGGTACGCGCTCATCTGCCAGGAGTTCGGGCTCGTGCCCATCGTCGAGCCCGAGATCCTCACCGACGGCGGCCACGACATCAAGACCTGCGCCGCCGTCACGGAGCGCATCCTCGCCGCCGTCTACAAGTCGCTCAACGACCACAAGGTCCTCCTCGAGGGCACGCTCCTCAAGACCAACATGGTCACCCCCGGCTCCGATAGCCCCAAG GTTGGCGCGGAGGTGATAGCGGagtacacggtggcggcgctGCGGCGCACCGTGCCGCCGGCGGTGCCCGGGGTCGTGTTCCTGTCGGGCGGGCAGAGCGAGGAGGAGGCGACGCAGAACCTGGACGCGATGAACAAGCTGGAGGTGCTCAAGCCCTGGACGCTGTCCTTCTCCTTCGGCCGCGCGCTGCAGCAGAGCACCCTCAAGAAGTGGCTCGGCAAGAAGGAGAACGTCGCCGCCGCGCAGGCCACCTTCCTCGTCCGTTGCAAGGCCAACTCCGAGGCCGGGCTGGGCAAGCACACCGGCTCCGGCGCCGGGGACGCCGCCGCCTCTGAGAGTTTGTACGTCAAGGGGTACAAGTACTAA
- the LOC136525249 gene encoding fructose-bisphosphate aldolase 5, cytosolic-like isoform X2, protein MSAFVGKYTDELIKTAKYLATPGKGILASDESTGTIGKRLSSINLENVESNRQALRELLFTAPGVFDYLSGVILFEETLYQTTSDGTPFMDVIRAGGAVPGIKVDKGTVEIAGTNGETTAQGLDSLGARCAKYYEAGARFAKWRAVLKVGPAEPSELAVRQNAEGLARYALICQEFGLVPIVEPEILTDGGHDIKTCAAVTERILAAVYKSLNDHKVLLEGTLLKTNMVTPGSDSPKVGAEVIAEYTVAALRRTVPPAVPGVVFLSGGQSEEEATQNLDAMNKLEVLKPWTLSFSFGRALQQSTLKKWLGKKENVAAAQATFLVRCKANSEAGLGKHTGSGAGDAAASESLYVKGYKY, encoded by the exons ATGAGCTGATCAAGACCGCCAAGTACCTCGCAACGCCGGGCAAGGGCATCCTGGCCTCCGACGAGTCGACGGGCACCATCGGCAAGCGCTTGTCCAGCATCAACCTCGAGAACGTGGAGTCGAACCGGCAGGCGCTCCGCGAGCTGCTCTTCACGGCGCCCGGCGTGTTCGACTATCTCTCCGGGGTCATCCTCTTCGAGGAGACGCTGTACCAGACGACCTCCGACGGGACGCCGTTCATGGACGTGATCCGCGCCGGCGGCGCCGTCCCGGGGATCAAGGTCGACAAGGGCACCGTCGAGATCGCGGGCACCAACGGCGAGACCACCGCGCAGGGCCTCGACTCCCTGGGCGCGCGCTGCGCCAAGTACTACGAGGCCGGCGCGCGCTTCGCCAAGTGGCGCGCCGTGCTCAAGGTCGGCCCCGCGGAGCCCTCCGAGCTCGCCGTCAGGCAGAACGCCGAGGGCCTCGCGCGGTACGCGCTCATCTGCCAGGAGTTCGGGCTCGTGCCCATCGTCGAGCCCGAGATCCTCACCGACGGCGGCCACGACATCAAGACCTGCGCCGCCGTCACGGAGCGCATCCTCGCCGCCGTCTACAAGTCGCTCAACGACCACAAGGTCCTCCTCGAGGGCACGCTCCTCAAGACCAACATGGTCACCCCCGGCTCCGATAGCCCCAAG GTTGGCGCGGAGGTGATAGCGGagtacacggtggcggcgctGCGGCGCACCGTGCCGCCGGCGGTGCCCGGGGTCGTGTTCCTGTCGGGCGGGCAGAGCGAGGAGGAGGCGACGCAGAACCTGGACGCGATGAACAAGCTGGAGGTGCTCAAGCCCTGGACGCTGTCCTTCTCCTTCGGCCGCGCGCTGCAGCAGAGCACCCTCAAGAAGTGGCTCGGCAAGAAGGAGAACGTCGCCGCCGCGCAGGCCACCTTCCTCGTCCGTTGCAAGGCCAACTCCGAGGCCGGGCTGGGCAAGCACACCGGCTCCGGCGCCGGGGACGCCGCCGCCTCTGAGAGTTTGTACGTCAAGGGGTACAAGTACTAA